One stretch of Hevea brasiliensis isolate MT/VB/25A 57/8 chromosome 12, ASM3005281v1, whole genome shotgun sequence DNA includes these proteins:
- the LOC131171096 gene encoding vegetative cell wall protein gp1-like, with translation MGTPSSLPTNPNPSPSPPPPQSPPPQTPPLPQSPPPQSPPPPPSQIPPLIPPTPLSPQSEPPNETPILDTHSPEPAPTQTKTKGKTKRTAGRPKETPVGKRK, from the coding sequence ATGGGTACTCCATCTTCATTGcccacaaaccctaaccccagccccAGTCCGCCACCACCTCAGTCACCGCCACCACAAACTCCACCATTACCACAATCGCCACCACCTCAGTCACCGCCACCACCCCCAAGCCAAATACCACCTCTCATTCCGCCGACTCCCCTCTCGCCGCAATCCGAGCCGCCAAATGAAACACCAATTCTCGACACCCATTCCCCAGAACCTGCGCCTACCCAAACAAAAACAAAAGGCAAAACAAAAAGGACCGCAGGTAGACCCAAAGAAACCCCTGTCGGAAAACGGAAATGA